The genomic window GGCTGCGGCGCACGGCGTCCCGGCCGCGGCGCCCCGCGCGTGGTCCTCCCACCTGTTCTGCCCGCGCTGTGCTACTCCCAACATGACGCACCCGCACGTACCCGTACGAGGGGGCCGGTCGTTGGGCGGGACGTGCTGTGTCTCTGCGACCCCCCACGAGGTGACTGAAGTGAGCAACGCGGTGAGACGGACGAGGGCCGCGCTGGCCGCCGTCTTCGTATGGACGGGACTCCTGGTCCTGCTGACGGGCTGCACGGGAGGCGAGCCGAGCGCCGGGGGCAAGCCGCGGTCGGCCGCCGACCACATCAGGATCACCCCCGAGGACGGCGCGAAGGACGTGGCGCCGGACGGCGGCCTGGAAGTGAGCGTGCCCAGCGGCCGGCTGGAGCGGGTCAGGGTCACCCGGATCGAGGACGCCGAGCCCGCCGAGATCCCCGGCGGCATCTCGGGCGACGGGCTGCGCTGGCGGCCCGACGACGGCAAGCGTCTCCAACTGGCCGCCAAGTACCGCGTCGACGCGGTGGCGCTCGACGGCCACGGCAGGCGCTCCGCCCGGCACAGCACCTTCACCACGCTGGTGCCCGAGCACCGCCTGATCGCCTACTCCAAACCGGAGAACCGCTCCACCGTCGGCACCGGAATGATCGTCTCCATCACCTTCAACCGCGAGGTCACCAACCACGCGGCCGTGCAGCGCGCCATCCGGATCACCGCCGACCCGCCGGTGGAGATCGTGGGCCACTGGTTCAGCAACGGCCGCATCGACTTCAGACCGCGCACGTACTGGAAGCCGGGCACCAAGGTGAAGGTCGACCTGGGGCTGCGCGACGTGCAGGGCGCTCCGGGCGTGTACGGCATCCAGGACAAGACCTTCGCCTTCACCGTGGGCCGTTCACAGATCTCCACGGTCGACGCGGAGCGGCACATCATGGAGGTGCGCCGCGACGGCGATCTGATCGCGACCCTGCCGGTCACAGCGGGCGCGCGGAAGACGACGACGTACAACGGCACGATGGTGGTCAGCGAGATGTTCGACGTGACCCGGATGAACGGGGCCACGGTCGGCTTCCGGAACAAGAAGACCGGCAAGAGCGAGTACGACATCAAGGACGTGCCGCACGCGATCCGGTTGACCACGTCGGGCACTTTCCTGCACGGCAACTACTGGTCGCGCGCCGACACTTTCGGCCGGGCGAACGTCAGCCACGGCTGCATCGGGCTCCGCGACGAGCAGGGCGGCAGCGAGCTCAGCCCGGCCGGTTGGTTCTTCGACCGCACGCTGATCGGCGACATCGTGAAAGTGGTCAATTCCCGTGACCGGACGGTCGCTCCCGACAACGGCCTGAACGGCTGGAACATGGACTGGCGCAAGTGGAAGGCAGGTTCCGCGCTCGGCTGACCCCCGCAGGGCCGCATGCCCCGCCCCGGTCCTGGACATGTTGGGACTGAACGGTGACATCCGTGGGGAGTTT from Streptomyces formicae includes these protein-coding regions:
- a CDS encoding L,D-transpeptidase, giving the protein MSNAVRRTRAALAAVFVWTGLLVLLTGCTGGEPSAGGKPRSAADHIRITPEDGAKDVAPDGGLEVSVPSGRLERVRVTRIEDAEPAEIPGGISGDGLRWRPDDGKRLQLAAKYRVDAVALDGHGRRSARHSTFTTLVPEHRLIAYSKPENRSTVGTGMIVSITFNREVTNHAAVQRAIRITADPPVEIVGHWFSNGRIDFRPRTYWKPGTKVKVDLGLRDVQGAPGVYGIQDKTFAFTVGRSQISTVDAERHIMEVRRDGDLIATLPVTAGARKTTTYNGTMVVSEMFDVTRMNGATVGFRNKKTGKSEYDIKDVPHAIRLTTSGTFLHGNYWSRADTFGRANVSHGCIGLRDEQGGSELSPAGWFFDRTLIGDIVKVVNSRDRTVAPDNGLNGWNMDWRKWKAGSALG